Part of the Peromyscus maniculatus bairdii isolate BWxNUB_F1_BW_parent chromosome 23, HU_Pman_BW_mat_3.1, whole genome shotgun sequence genome is shown below.
gtgcgggcggaggagtccgccccgccgggccgtggttttccgcgtggcgcctaacagcggacttggagctggtgcagaccaggggcggggccggcgaccagccgccATGGAgcgcggcggcccccggcgcggctggccggacccgggcggcggaggcccgcggcggcacaggcggggccaggggcggggccggcgaccagccggaccCGGGTGGCGGGGAGcctgcggcggcgcaggcggcctcggtcccggcaacgccccacagccgctcgctcggaggggcggtggatagcgcgatgggcggccgagcggcacagtcggcagcggcggcgcaggcggacacgggatgtggcagggacacgcaggcggggccggggatggggtcggcgagggaccgccccctggccggcgacccacagcgatgtgccacgaccggctccggcccaatatggggaaggtgactagggggcggcgtcacccatggacgccgagtcaccccgccccgagtgttacaacccccccgacagcgccggagggaccggcggctcctgcagcggcccccaaacagcggaggatgagttcctgcttcctccccaattgctggtcgcctacgaggaaggcgggacaaagcagcgaaggtagggaacacctacatctctggccagttgctcttagcgggtctccaggggctctaaccccctaccgattgggctcaggttaccagaaagagacgccggcagcgcgtttttaaaaaaaggacttagagagacatggagggagaggaaaaacaaacaaaaaagtcctggccactgtaatgtctcagggacaggtcagagagggagttaagaCGTTAGGACGGGAGACTTaaaaaggacactgcttgacaaagacaaagtgcttactgtaaacagagaggacattgggctcgtgactgatcaaaaaaagcctcaagggtctcggagacctaagccaagggtcctcaatctggaagattggggaggtcaaggccaggagaccccctccccccgacctaggataactctcaagattagggggcagccagtgaccttcctagtggacaccggggctcaacattcagtcctgacccataccggaggctctctcaatgaccgcacagctttggtccagggggccacaggtaacaggaggtatcaaaggaccaccgagaaaaaaaaaaaaaaaaaggttcagctgacatctggacaggacccaaagggagccccctacaagtcctagccctttaaactgttcgtggacgagaactcaggctttgcaaaagaaatgttgatacagagactggggccatgaaagcccggtagctgcaggatggcccgcccccctgTCTACATGTGGTagctattgctgttttgctcaaggatgcagggaaactgactttgggacagccattaactgtgttatcctcccatgcggtaaaagctctggtccagcagccctcagatcgaatggtgtgcagaccagttgtctccctcaaccccgcaaccctgctgcctggttcatggatgggaacagcttcctccaagaaagagaacggaggactggagcagccgtcaccaccgaatcggagatagtttggacctcaccactgccacctggaacatcggcccaaaaggcagagctgatcgcgctgacccaggccctccggatggcggaagcccggaggaccaggaactaacaaagaaaatgggggcgaaatAAAGCCCCGAGCGAcacgcttacatcatagatggacagaggccttgcctaccaagaaaaaaaagaccgctaacgtggtaaccaagaaattcctggatgacatctttcccaggtatgaaataccccagatattggggtcagacaatgggcccacctttgtctcccaggtaagtcaggaggtggccaggctacgggggatcgattggaaacttcattgtgcatacagcccccagagctcaggacaggtagaacgtgcaaataaaaccattaaggagactttaaccaaattaacgcttgcaactggcactagagattgggtgctcctactccccctagccctttaccgagcccggaacactcctgggcctcatggcctaaccccgttcgagatcatgtatggggctcccccaccaattgtaaatttcctttactctgatatctcctcttttgccactagccctccaattgatgcaaaagacggtgcaaaaacccctgcctgccgggagcaactgaaccgcccggtgatgcctcacccattcaagattggggactctgtctaggtccgacgccatcaatctaggaacctagagccgaggttgacgggacagcggcttgggtccacacgtcgcatgtaaaggctgccaaggaacccgacgaagctgagggcaccgagacatctagttcaacgctctccaaacccactaaagataaaactcacccgggggtccccttgatccccctaatagtcctcctgacattgggaggggcatcaccagagagcctgtttccctgacgctggccctgttactaaaaaaaattaccatgggcggaatagctgctggggtagatacaagactgcagcccttatagagaccggccaattcagacagctccaagtagccatgctcaacagaaaagatttaaaagatagttccaaaggtcaccatggtttacgacccttgtctccaccattatgggccccctaatcgtcctcctgctcattttattgtttgggtcatacatcctcaacagattggtgcaattcatcaaggataaggtttctgttgcccaggctttgatcctaacccagcaatatcagaggctcagacagtcagagatagagttaaccccttattctccatcctaaaatgaaagatttcatttggtacaaaagaaaatgggggaatgaaagacccccgctccattatgaggatatggggcgttgggccgatgttatgcccccccaataacttggccttagaaacgccattctgcaggaatcagaaaaacaggagttcacagccatagccagctacccggccttgacagagatagctatggccagccttgagagagataactgtggtcagcagccttgggagtaagacagttgatattttatggcgggcccctggccttgaggaataagcagctggcctggacaaggccaaatcagccacacacatatgaccccaagttcaccctggccttctttgaaacaaccaatagggaccctgtaactatgcttctcgcttctgtaaccgcgcctctgcccctgggatcccataaaaagtcccccttgccctaggaaagcgcgcaagtcctccaagagacttcgccccaggtacctggtcttaataaaccctcttgcttttgcatctgatctgtggtttcggtgtgttccctgggtttggggtctctcccggagaaagatctcagccgggggtctttcaagtccatttgagtcataacatctgttaggtcctttatttctttgttaagtttcagtctagtagatctgtcttttggtgagagtggtgtgttaaaatctcctactactaatgtgtggggtttgatgtgcgttttaaactttagtagtgtttcttttatgaatgtgggtgcttttgtatttggagcataaatgtttagaatcaagacttcatcttggtggatttttcctgtgataaatatgtaatgtccatcctgatctcttttgattgattttagtttgaagtctattttattagatattaggatagctacaccaacttgtttcttaggtccatttgcttggaaagccttttcccagccctttttctcggaggtagtgtctgtctttgaagttaaggtgtgtttcttgtatgcagcagatggatgggtcctgttttcttatccattctgttagcctgtgtctttttataggtgagttgagaccattgatattgatgtaTATTAATGACCAgagattgttaattcctgttatttttttgtggttgtgttatgttgtccttctttggtgtatgttggtgtgggattatctattgcttgatttttcatggatgtgtttagcttctttgggttggattttcccttctagtgctttctgtagggctgggtttgtggacaggtattgattaaatctggttttatcctggaatattttgtttactccgcctatggtgattgagagttttgctgggtatagtagtctgggttggcatctgtggtctcttagtgtctgcataagatttgtccatgatcttctagctttcatagtctctactgagaagtctggtgttattctgatgggtttacctttatatgttacttggtctttttcctttgcggctcttaatattttttctttgttctgtgtgtttagtgttttgattattatgtggcgaggggattttttttttggatccagcctattcggtgttctgtaagcttcttgtatcttcataggtatttctttctttaggttaagaAAGTTTTCTATGATTTAAGaaagttttctatgattttgttgaatatattttctgtgcctttgagttggtattcttctccttcttctatccctattattcttaggtttggtcttttcatggtgtcccaaatttcctggacattttgtgttacgacttttttgtctttagtgttttctttgactgacgaatctattttctctattgtgtcttcagtgtcagagattctctgttccatctcttgcaatcggttggttatgcttgtttctgtagttcctgtttatttagtcaggatttctatttccagcattccctcagcatgtgttttctttattgtctcgaattcatttttcagatcttggaatgtttctttcatctgtttaattgctttttcttggctttctttgatttcttcccattttttgttcgtttttttcttccatctctttaaaggagtttttttatttcctctttaatggagtttttcattacctctttaagggaattttttatttcctctttaagggaatgttttatttcttctttaagggcctctatcatcttcttaaagtcatttttaggattgatttct
Proteins encoded:
- the LOC143270455 gene encoding uncharacterized protein LOC143270455, translating into MDAESPRPECYNPPDSAGGTGGSCSGPQTAEDEFLLPPQLLVAYEEGGTKQRSSGPAALRSNGVQTSCLPQPRNPAAWFMDGNSFLQERERRTGAAVTTESEIVWTSPLPPGTSAQKAELIALTQALRMAEARRTRN
- the LOC143270454 gene encoding uncharacterized protein LOC143270454, which produces MWRLLTTEPPPWVKPFLFPSAPRRQQRSPNPGAEEARSADPSHSLFLPNPTPASLFLSPQAAAPTRRRARGQACKRVREKRTRRRVRRWQQVMAPTRRQGCREARAPGRPLPSPRRPSAVMAVAAAGAGAPRASSRPRGRGAVAGVRDGAGGGSPHSPLSPAVHVSRAGGGVRPAGPWFSAWRLTADLELVQTRGGAGDQPPWSAAAPGAAGRTRAAEARGGTGGARGGAGDQPDPGGGEPAAAQAASVPATPHSRSLGGAVDSAMGGRAAQSAAAAQADTGCGRDTQAGPGMGSARDRPLAGDPQRCATTGSGPIWGSPPIDAKDGAKTPACREQLNRPVMPHPFKIGDSV